Within Mucilaginibacter inviolabilis, the genomic segment AAAACCTTGCTGGGGTAGTTTCTCCAGCAACGCTTTTAATGTACTATGGGTAATAATTCTGCGGCCGGGAAAATGGATCTCCACATAGTTCTCCATCCCTTTAATATATAACACATCGCTAAACACTACTTTTTCCAGTTTCCCTTCGCTTTTTACAAACAGGTAATCTGCTTCTTTAATATTGCTGTTACGCAATTCAAAGTAATCTTTAGCTTTAAAAGCGGCTTTCATAAATCGCTCAAATGGTATAGGCTTGAGCAAATAATCCAGCACATCCAGATCAAATCCATCCGTGGCATACTCTTTAAAGGCTGTAGTGAAGATCACCTTTGGAGGATCGGATAAGGACTTAATAAAATCAACACCGGTGATATGTGGCATTTGTATATCCAAAAACAAAAGATCCACCGGTTGCTGAGCCAGCACGGCGCCCAGTTCCATGGCATCTTCGCATTGTGCCTTAAGGTCAAAAAAGCCTGCCTTTTTCACATAGCCCTCTAAACCTTTCCGGGCAAAGGGTTCATCATCGGTAATAATACAACTGATCTGGCTCATGTTCTAAAATTCTAATTCTAGTTGTGCAATATAACTATCTGCTTCGCCACCGGCTATCAAACGGTGCTTATTCGGGTAAAGCAACTCTAAACGCCTTTTTAAATTTTCGTGACCAATGCCGCTGTAATTATCTTTCATTTTCATCTTTGCCGGCACATCATTATATACTTTAAATAACATTCCTTTTTCGCTGATAAAGGCTGAAATATCAATTTTATAATCGCCGCCAACATACTTAAAAGCATTCTCCACCAGCGGAAGCAAAAGTAAAGGATACACCTGCTGATCGGTAAGCTCTTCATCAAAAAATACATTCAAACGCATTTTCTGACTGGCCCTTATCCTTTGTAGCTGGATATAATCCTGCAGGTATTCCAGCTCCTGTTTTATGGGCACCTGTTGCTGTTGGTCATAAAGCTGGTACCGTAACAGACTTGAAAGCAATTCTGTGCTTTTTTTAGCACCCGCTACATCTTCATCCATCTGAAAATAAATAGTATTCAGCGCATTGAATAAAAAATGTGGATGATACTGCGCCTTTAGAAACTTCAGCTCAGTTTCCAGGTGATCATTGGTTAGTTTTTCCAGTTGCATCTTATTATTTACATAAGCCTTTAGCCAGGTTCTGCTACGTGCTATGCCGTAATAAACAATAGCGTACAAAGTGGGTATCATATTAATGTCGACAATATCAGCCCAGGAAATTATATCATTACGCAAGGATATATTCATTGGGACAAATATTACGTTTACCAATATCAGGTTTGCACCTACTAATATGGTAAGTTCTCGCACCACGTCCTGATAGGATAACTGTGCCGGCCAGTGTTTATCATAATACCTAAAAAGCCGGCTGAACAGGTGTATAGCAATATAACCTACTATTATTGAGCACGTAATTTCAACAGCGTTTATGTAAAAATATCTCTCCCAAAAATGTTGGCCAACGTCGATATCGTGGAGCAATCTGATAGTAAAGTATACCAGCAGACCATACAAGGCTGGGAAAATGTATTTTCTGAAAAAATTCATACCGTTAAGTTATATATTTCAGGTAGAAAGTATTACAGTAGGTTGTATTTCTTCTGTAGGAGCCTCTATCACAGGTTTTGGTTTATCCTTTGGTTTCATCCCAAATAAAAAGCGCATTAAAGCATAAGGCCGTATCAGTAAATGGTAAGTTAACACGGTTACAAAAAAGGTTATACCAACAGTATAAATGTATTTGGATAAAATGCTTTCATTTTGAACCTGCACAATGTAATAAACTATCAGTACAATAACCGTTTGGTGCAAAATATAGAACGGATAAACCGCCTGGTTTAGGTAGTTTAGTACAACATGTTTCCGGTTCAGGTAATGTTTGCCATAGCCTACCAGTGCCAACACCCATCCCCAGGCAATAGTTGGCCTCAACGCTGTAAAGGCATACGAAAATAATATATGATGAAAGGGCCATGCAACATGATCGGGTTCTATTTTATTCCACCTCATCACTTCCCACGTCATCAGGCTCAGGAAACCGATGGTTAACGCGAAGCGGCGGTTACGCTCTAAACTATCCATCAGTTTTGGCTGAAGGATGCAGATAAAACCAACCAACAGAAATAGCAACCAGTAAACAAAATAACTGCCATCATGTATCAGGTCATTGGTTTCGGGATAATCCCAACTAGTAAAAGTGAACCAAACGATGCCGGGCAGCATCAGCAAATAAATCCATTTCCCTTCGGCTAAGACAGCCAGTTTCTGCTTCAATCCATCACTTTTGGGTGAGATAAGCCAGGCAAATACTGGTGCAAATATGAGGTCATAAATAAACAGGTAAGCAATAAACCACAAGTGGTGCCAGCTAAAACTACCACCCTTTGGATAGGGTACAAAATTAAATACACTTGGATACCAGTCCCAAAAGTAGCCTTTGTAGCCATGCACCAATCTTTCTATAAATATCTGCGGCGGAACAATGATGAACATGCCTACCAAAAGGGGAATAAAAAGCCTGCGGAAACGCAAACCGATGAAACTTAAAGTAGAACGCCGCTGCATCATGTAAAAACTTACTGTACCCGAAATGAAAAAAAGCAGCGGCATCCGGAAAAGGTGCAAAAAATGGTTCGATTCCATCAGCAGGTTGCTGGTTTGCTGGTTTTTAATATGCCAGTCATCTTCAGAAACAAAGGGCATAGCCGAATGAAAAAATAATACCCCGACAATGGATATTATCCTTAACCAATCGAGGTAGGTTTGACGTTGTGTGGTTTCCATCATGTTTTCTTTTTTATTCAAAAGAAGCTACCACACATCACTTCATAAAAATAGTTTGACCAATGGTATTGCCGCTTTGACCAACAGTAAAAAAGATGGTTTCATTTCAACCTTTCATAAACGGATTAAAATTGCGCGTACCTATTTCCATGCCGGCGGCGCGGCAAATAGTTTTATCGCCAAATTTGAAGTTGATCCTGTCCATAGCCTGGTAAAGCCTGATCTGCTCTTCGTTATCCTCAAATAAATTGATCTGGTAACTGCCGGTACAGAGATCACTCAGTCTCACACCTATCAGCCTGACGTGCCGGTGTTGGTTCCAGGCTTTTTTGAGCAGATTTTTAACGCCAGGGATCAGGATATGCTCGGCCGCCGTAAGCGGTATTTTTTGCTGCTGGGTATGGGTTTCAAAATTAGCATAGCGGATCTTGATAGCCATACAAGAGGATAATTTATTCTCCCGTCGTAGCTTACCAGATAGTTCTTCGGTCATAGATACCAGTATATTTTCTAAGGTACGCGGATCATTCACATTGCTGCCAAAAGTATGCTCAGTAGATATCGATTTACGGTCGCTATGGGGAATAATCTCACTTTGATCAATACCGTGGGCTTTTTCCCATAGATATGTACCGGCCTTGCCAAAAACAGCCTCCAGGAAACGAATATTGGTTCGTTGCAAATCGCCGATCTTTTCAATACCATATTGATACATTTTCTGGCAGGTACTTTCGCCCAAACCAGGTATTTTACCAATAGGTAATGGCGCTAAAAACGCCAGTTCCTCGCCATGCTTAATATATAGCTGCCCATTAGGTTTAGCCTGATTGGTGGCCATTTTTGCTACAGTTTTGCCCGATGCCATACCAAAGGAAATAGGCAGACCAGTTTCACGGATCACCTTTTGGCGCAGGTTGCTGGCTATCTGGTAACAATCATAAAACCGTTCCATACCTGTCAAATCAATATAAAACTCATCAACAGATGTTTTTTGATAAAGGGGTACCGAGTCATGGATGATTTGGGTAACCTCGCGGGAGGCCTCGGAATAACGACCATGGCTACCATGTAACACTATGGCATGCGGACAAAGTTTTACGGCTTGCCGGGTAGGCATGGCAGAATGTACACCATAGGCGCGCGCCTCATAGCTGCATGAGGATACCACTCCCCTGTCAACCGAGCCGCCAATGATTACCGCCTTACCTATCAGGCTGGGGTCAAACTTGCGCTCAACCGATACAAAGAAGGAATCAAGGTCGATATGAACAATATGCCGCTTAACATCCATGCACAAATATGAAAATAAATTTAGTATTTTACTAAAAATATTAGCATTTTTGTTCAATCAAAACCAGCCGCTATGTATATGTACGAAGACTATTTATTTCTGCTTTCGCCTCCCGAAGCTATTAAGCAGGAAATCTCCCGATATAAAAGAGCCTCGGCTAAATTAATTGGCAATTATAAAAGCATGGATTCACCGGCACATATTTCTGTTCATCACCTGGAGCGGCAAAAACCCTTTATGGAAGAAACCAATCTGAACAAGATAGAGAAAGGCTTGAATGAGCTGCCTCCTGCTTTATTACATGTAGATGGGTTTAAGTTTTTCCAACACCTGCATAACCGGATGACCATCTACGCTCATATCCGGGTTACACCTGCTGTTGATGAGTGGTTTACACAGCTAAAAAGGCTACTTAAAATTCGTAAAACCATCATTCCTCACATCACTGTTACCCGCGATGTTGCCGGGCCCGATTTTGAACGTCTATGGCCAAACTTCCGCCATAAAAAACTGGTGGAACCATTTTGGGTCAATGAACTCATTATGCTTAAACGGGAAACATTTGCCCATGAGCCGCAATGGCAGCCTTTTAAGGTTTTTGAATTTAAGAACAAGCAGACAATGGCTAATACTGCGGAGGCTATCCTTCACAAACAAGCCGCTGCAGATAATCAGATCCAGGATCAGATAAACCTATTTTAAACCAACCACCATGAACAACAAAGATTATCTTACCGTTATTTCTCCGCCGGAGCACGTGGATAAAAAAGTTGGCTCGTTTAAACAGGAATGTGTTAAACGCATCGGAAAATTTCCGGGGATGTATGCGCGGGCACATATTACTATTGAATCCTTCAGGGACGAGGTGCATCAGCTTACGCTCAAACCTTTGCTCCTTACTCCTTTTTATGAAATGATTAGTTTTAAAGTTAAAACCATACCCCAACATAAACTTCGCATCAATGGCTTCGACTTTTTTAAACATGGCCCCAATTCCAGAACCATATATGCCAGGGTAGATCTGGATAAAACCACCGAGGACTGGTTTAACCAGGTTAAAGGAGCCTTAAGAATGAAAACCAGGAGAATTACACCACACCTCACCATAGCCCGCAATATACCGGTAGCCTCATTTAACAAACTATGGCCATATTTTCAGGAAATGGAATACCGGGACACCTTTTTAGCGGATTGCTTAACCATACTGGAAAAGGAAATAGATAACAAAAACGACCGCTATAAAGTGCATAAAACGATCCCTTTTGGTAAAAATCCGCTGGCGGCTTAACCTTTATTTGTATCAATTGGCACTACAATGAGGGCTAATTACCTAAATCATAATCAATTATCTTTTTTAACAATTTATTAACCATAAACAAACCTTTTTCTATATTTGCGCCGGGGTAAGTCTTTTACGGCCAGCTCCTCTTGAACTCCCCCAGGGTGGGAACACAGCAAGGGTAGAGAGTTGAGCGGCGCGATAAAAGTAGCTTACCCTTTTTTATGCCCCAATTTTTGGAAAGCCTCCAATTTCTTGCATTAAACATAAAGAAGAACATCAAAAGCCATGTTATCCCAAACAGGCCAGGGGAGCATATCTTTTATGTAAGATGCATCCAACTCAATTGTGCAAACGTTGGCTGTCTGGAAAATGTGTACCTTTAGGCATACCTTTTTATCTGGTAACAATAGCTTAAAATCTACTCATTTAGTGCATGTTAAAAAAATCAATAATTTTCCTTTGTATAACGTTCCTTTTCACTATTGATCATAAAACAAACGCTCAACTGTTAATCACACCCAAACGAGAGTTTAGAGGAGCGTGGCTATGCACCGTATCTAATTTAGACTGGCCTTCAAAACCCGGATTATCTTCTACAATACAAAAGCAAGAGTTATTGACTATTTTAGATAGCCTGCATTCATCAGGAATAAATGCGGTTATGTTCCAGGTTAGGCCCACAGCCGATGCTTTTTATGGCAACGGACCCGAATTATGGAGTCGATATTTAACCGGAAAACAAGGCTTACCGCCCGACCCTTATTATGATCCTTTAACTTTTGTTATTTCTGAGGCACATAAAAGAGGGATGGAATTACATGCCTGGTTTAACCCCTACCGGGCATCCTTGGATTTAATAGCATCTCATTTTAATGACAAGCACATCAGCAATCAAAAACCCGAATGGTTTTTCAATTACGCCGGACAAAAAATATTTAACCCCGGCCTCCCACAAGTCAGGCAATATATTACAAGTGTTATTATGAACGTTGTTAGAAATTATGATATTGATGGCGTGCACTTTGACGATTATTTTTATCCTAATGAGGTTCACGGTAAGCCTTTACCGGATTTGGCAGCTTACAAATTATATAATCCTGATAGTTTAAATATCAAAGATTGGCGAAGACAAAATGTGGACGTTTTAATCCGTGATTTAACTGACAGTATACATGCTTGCAAATCTTATATAAAATTTGGTATAAGTCCTTTTGGTGTTTGGAAAAATAAACAGCAGGACGCCGATGGTTCTCTTACAAATGGGGGCTCATCCTATTATGAATTATATGCAGACACCCGGAAATGGTTAAAGAATGGATGGATAGATTATATTAATCCGCAGCTTTACTGGCCCATAAAGCATCGCTTAGTGCCTTTTGAAAAACTATTGGAATGGTGGAGCAATAATACTTATGGCAGGCATCTTTATATTGGGCAGGCAGCTTATCGGGCACAGGAAAACGTACAAGGGTTTCGTAATCGCAGTGAACTTTCAGATGAGATCAGGTATGTTCGTGGGAATGCGCGGGTGCAAGGAAGCGTTTTCTTTAGAGCGAAGTCCTTAATAGACAATTTAGCGGGACTGAAAGATTCTTTGAAAAATAATTTCTACAACCGTCCCGCTTTGCCGCCAGTAATGCTTTGGTTAGACAGTATTCCTCCCAATCCCCCTCAGAATGTAATTGCCAAACAATTGGCCAACAAATCCATCCAAATAAGCTGGACAGCGCCCACAAAGGCAAAGGATAATGATTTGGCCTATGGATATGTTATTTATCGCTTTAATGACGGAGAAAAAATACAGATTGATAATCCACGCAATATCATCAAT encodes:
- a CDS encoding glycoside hydrolase family 10 protein, which encodes MLKKSIIFLCITFLFTIDHKTNAQLLITPKREFRGAWLCTVSNLDWPSKPGLSSTIQKQELLTILDSLHSSGINAVMFQVRPTADAFYGNGPELWSRYLTGKQGLPPDPYYDPLTFVISEAHKRGMELHAWFNPYRASLDLIASHFNDKHISNQKPEWFFNYAGQKIFNPGLPQVRQYITSVIMNVVRNYDIDGVHFDDYFYPNEVHGKPLPDLAAYKLYNPDSLNIKDWRRQNVDVLIRDLTDSIHACKSYIKFGISPFGVWKNKQQDADGSLTNGGSSYYELYADTRKWLKNGWIDYINPQLYWPIKHRLVPFEKLLEWWSNNTYGRHLYIGQAAYRAQENVQGFRNRSELSDEIRYVRGNARVQGSVFFRAKSLIDNLAGLKDSLKNNFYNRPALPPVMLWLDSIPPNPPQNVIAKQLANKSIQISWTAPTKAKDNDLAYGYVIYRFNDGEKIQIDNPRNIINISFEDATTFVDNTITRPGKYIYLVTAIDRLKNESLNSNPAPVEVKYLVYDQYYHPTMP
- a CDS encoding 2'-5' RNA ligase family protein, coding for MNNKDYLTVISPPEHVDKKVGSFKQECVKRIGKFPGMYARAHITIESFRDEVHQLTLKPLLLTPFYEMISFKVKTIPQHKLRINGFDFFKHGPNSRTIYARVDLDKTTEDWFNQVKGALRMKTRRITPHLTIARNIPVASFNKLWPYFQEMEYRDTFLADCLTILEKEIDNKNDRYKVHKTIPFGKNPLAA
- a CDS encoding sensor histidine kinase, which encodes MNFFRKYIFPALYGLLVYFTIRLLHDIDVGQHFWERYFYINAVEITCSIIVGYIAIHLFSRLFRYYDKHWPAQLSYQDVVRELTILVGANLILVNVIFVPMNISLRNDIISWADIVDINMIPTLYAIVYYGIARSRTWLKAYVNNKMQLEKLTNDHLETELKFLKAQYHPHFLFNALNTIYFQMDEDVAGAKKSTELLSSLLRYQLYDQQQQVPIKQELEYLQDYIQLQRIRASQKMRLNVFFDEELTDQQVYPLLLLPLVENAFKYVGGDYKIDISAFISEKGMLFKVYNDVPAKMKMKDNYSGIGHENLKRRLELLYPNKHRLIAGGEADSYIAQLELEF
- a CDS encoding 2'-5' RNA ligase family protein; protein product: MYMYEDYLFLLSPPEAIKQEISRYKRASAKLIGNYKSMDSPAHISVHHLERQKPFMEETNLNKIEKGLNELPPALLHVDGFKFFQHLHNRMTIYAHIRVTPAVDEWFTQLKRLLKIRKTIIPHITVTRDVAGPDFERLWPNFRHKKLVEPFWVNELIMLKRETFAHEPQWQPFKVFEFKNKQTMANTAEAILHKQAAADNQIQDQINLF
- a CDS encoding LytR/AlgR family response regulator transcription factor: MSQISCIITDDEPFARKGLEGYVKKAGFFDLKAQCEDAMELGAVLAQQPVDLLFLDIQMPHITGVDFIKSLSDPPKVIFTTAFKEYATDGFDLDVLDYLLKPIPFERFMKAAFKAKDYFELRNSNIKEADYLFVKSEGKLEKVVFSDVLYIKGMENYVEIHFPGRRIITHSTLKALLEKLPQQGFLQTHKSFIVATQKITAIEGNMLHINHHQVPISRQLREQVMFLLVNQR
- the dinB gene encoding DNA polymerase IV; the encoded protein is MDVKRHIVHIDLDSFFVSVERKFDPSLIGKAVIIGGSVDRGVVSSCSYEARAYGVHSAMPTRQAVKLCPHAIVLHGSHGRYSEASREVTQIIHDSVPLYQKTSVDEFYIDLTGMERFYDCYQIASNLRQKVIRETGLPISFGMASGKTVAKMATNQAKPNGQLYIKHGEELAFLAPLPIGKIPGLGESTCQKMYQYGIEKIGDLQRTNIRFLEAVFGKAGTYLWEKAHGIDQSEIIPHSDRKSISTEHTFGSNVNDPRTLENILVSMTEELSGKLRRENKLSSCMAIKIRYANFETHTQQQKIPLTAAEHILIPGVKNLLKKAWNQHRHVRLIGVRLSDLCTGSYQINLFEDNEEQIRLYQAMDRINFKFGDKTICRAAGMEIGTRNFNPFMKG
- a CDS encoding acyltransferase family protein produces the protein MMETTQRQTYLDWLRIISIVGVLFFHSAMPFVSEDDWHIKNQQTSNLLMESNHFLHLFRMPLLFFISGTVSFYMMQRRSTLSFIGLRFRRLFIPLLVGMFIIVPPQIFIERLVHGYKGYFWDWYPSVFNFVPYPKGGSFSWHHLWFIAYLFIYDLIFAPVFAWLISPKSDGLKQKLAVLAEGKWIYLLMLPGIVWFTFTSWDYPETNDLIHDGSYFVYWLLFLLVGFICILQPKLMDSLERNRRFALTIGFLSLMTWEVMRWNKIEPDHVAWPFHHILFSYAFTALRPTIAWGWVLALVGYGKHYLNRKHVVLNYLNQAVYPFYILHQTVIVLIVYYIVQVQNESILSKYIYTVGITFFVTVLTYHLLIRPYALMRFLFGMKPKDKPKPVIEAPTEEIQPTVILST